One Streptomyces lincolnensis genomic region harbors:
- a CDS encoding discoidin domain-containing protein has product MRRRTTETVLHRLLVALALLVCSVFAAPPAHAAQTIGFPAFSGPAVPAPPVAHTTGDMMRSIYDAESSGTDFWMDRLLARSGNDPAGPWLMSRGRALFMKEHDPARLGFAGKAAYWESIDDNSAYTVAITPGTFTELVAQRRQTPSHWKSVHTGGSVTVEQTKFITDNNVAVTNLSIRNSGSSPTTLQLRATSPYATTGTGSELTGQVNAYNNLTTIRPRLTGEGFTAANGGLGRSVTIPAGATVTTKVVMGFVTDEIPESLTEYTAYAGHSPATAFATHVRAYNLWWAQNVPYIDVPEPAIKKNIYYRWWLMRFNSLDADIPGQTFQFPTSTEGVLGYNNAIALTQPMHIDDLKYLRNPAYAYGDWLSVGQTSKGGRFLDNPGDPENWSNSYTQYIAEAAWKSYQIHGGQPAIAASLARYAEGDVKGQLAHYDTDDNKLIEYDWGALTGNDADAVSFHWKPGRMDRAESAYQYSGALAAAQAYEASGNTAKAAELRTLAGQIKDAIVNVLWNPNRQLFEHRLKSTNEWVPWKEINNYYPFSVGAVPDTAAYKQALRLYDDPAQYPIFPFYTANQVDKKAAAEAGEPGSNNFSTINSTVQFRLYSSVLRNYPNSWMNATDYKKLLYWNTWAQYVGGNTQWPDANEFWADWNGSSINYRSWIHHNILGSSNWTVIEDVAGLRPRNDAKVELSPIDIGWSHFTVNNLRYRGADLSVVWDDPADGVVRYPGVPEGYSVYVNGNRVATVSSLVPLTWDPATGEVTTGGTVTHHTAAPGLKAPQQVVQDSPRMVDMLAKAGVDLTADLTNLASGATASASHTGSGSAVSGAVDGYPTNEPFWGAGGSPNSQDWYELNFGTARTLNEVRLYFKDSRPAGGTYRAPSAYTVQSYNGSSWVDVPGQTKSPAAPRANYNLVRFPAVTAQRVRVLATNASGAKTGLTELKVFNRGGVQPPANHASSATASASHTSAWESVAAVNDGIDPPSSNDTVNPRWGTWPETGQQWAELTWPAAKTFNRAEVYFFDDDQGIDMPASWKLQYWNGGAYVDVPGASAYPLARNQYNAVTFTATTTTRLRVLLTGNGTQSVGLLEAKVYGP; this is encoded by the coding sequence ATGCGAAGACGAACAACAGAGACCGTCCTGCACCGCCTCCTTGTCGCCCTGGCGCTTCTCGTCTGTTCCGTCTTCGCCGCTCCGCCGGCCCACGCGGCGCAGACGATCGGCTTCCCCGCCTTCAGCGGCCCCGCGGTCCCGGCACCGCCCGTCGCCCACACCACCGGCGACATGATGCGCAGCATCTACGACGCCGAGAGCTCGGGCACCGACTTCTGGATGGACCGTCTGCTGGCCCGCTCCGGCAACGACCCGGCCGGTCCCTGGCTGATGAGCCGGGGCCGCGCGCTGTTCATGAAGGAGCACGACCCCGCCCGGCTGGGTTTCGCCGGAAAGGCCGCCTACTGGGAGAGCATCGACGACAACAGCGCCTACACCGTCGCGATCACCCCGGGCACCTTCACCGAACTGGTCGCCCAGCGCCGCCAGACGCCCAGTCACTGGAAGAGCGTGCACACCGGCGGTTCGGTCACGGTCGAGCAGACCAAGTTCATCACCGACAACAACGTGGCCGTGACGAACCTGTCGATCAGGAACTCCGGCAGCAGCCCGACGACCCTGCAACTGCGGGCGACCTCGCCGTACGCCACGACGGGCACCGGCAGTGAGCTGACCGGGCAGGTCAACGCCTACAACAACCTCACCACGATCCGGCCGCGCCTGACGGGCGAGGGATTCACCGCCGCGAACGGCGGCCTCGGCCGCTCGGTGACGATCCCGGCCGGAGCGACGGTGACCACCAAGGTCGTGATGGGCTTCGTCACCGACGAGATCCCCGAGTCGCTCACCGAGTACACCGCCTACGCCGGCCACTCCCCCGCGACCGCCTTCGCCACCCATGTCAGGGCCTACAACCTGTGGTGGGCGCAGAACGTGCCCTACATCGACGTGCCCGAGCCCGCGATCAAGAAGAACATCTACTACCGCTGGTGGCTGATGCGCTTCAACAGCCTCGACGCGGACATCCCCGGGCAGACCTTCCAGTTCCCGACTTCGACGGAAGGCGTCCTCGGCTACAACAACGCGATCGCCCTCACCCAGCCGATGCACATCGACGACCTGAAGTACCTGCGGAACCCGGCCTACGCGTACGGCGACTGGCTGAGCGTCGGCCAGACGTCCAAGGGCGGCCGCTTCCTCGACAACCCGGGCGACCCGGAGAACTGGTCCAACAGCTACACGCAGTACATCGCCGAGGCGGCCTGGAAGAGCTACCAGATCCACGGCGGCCAGCCGGCCATCGCCGCGAGCCTCGCCCGCTACGCGGAGGGCGACGTCAAGGGCCAGCTCGCCCACTACGACACCGACGACAACAAGCTCATCGAGTACGACTGGGGCGCGCTGACCGGCAACGACGCCGACGCGGTGTCCTTCCACTGGAAGCCCGGCCGGATGGACCGCGCCGAGTCCGCCTACCAGTACAGCGGGGCGCTCGCCGCCGCGCAGGCCTACGAGGCGAGCGGCAACACGGCCAAGGCCGCCGAGCTGCGCACGCTCGCGGGGCAGATCAAGGACGCCATCGTCAACGTGCTGTGGAACCCGAACCGGCAGCTGTTCGAGCACCGGCTGAAGTCGACCAACGAGTGGGTGCCCTGGAAGGAGATCAACAACTACTACCCGTTCTCGGTCGGCGCGGTCCCCGACACCGCTGCCTACAAGCAGGCCCTGCGCCTGTACGACGACCCGGCCCAGTACCCGATCTTCCCCTTCTACACGGCCAACCAGGTCGACAAGAAGGCGGCGGCCGAGGCCGGGGAGCCCGGCTCCAACAACTTCTCCACCATCAACTCCACCGTCCAGTTCCGGCTCTACTCCTCGGTGCTGCGCAACTACCCCAACTCCTGGATGAACGCGACCGACTACAAGAAGCTCCTGTACTGGAACACCTGGGCGCAGTACGTCGGCGGCAACACCCAGTGGCCCGACGCCAACGAGTTCTGGGCCGACTGGAACGGCAGCTCGATCAACTACCGTTCCTGGATCCACCACAACATCCTGGGCAGCAGCAACTGGACCGTCATCGAGGACGTCGCCGGCCTGCGGCCCCGCAACGACGCCAAGGTGGAGCTCTCCCCCATCGACATCGGCTGGTCGCACTTCACCGTCAACAACCTCCGCTACCGGGGCGCCGACCTGTCGGTCGTCTGGGACGACCCCGCCGACGGCGTGGTCCGCTACCCGGGCGTCCCGGAGGGCTACTCGGTCTACGTCAACGGCAACCGGGTCGCCACCGTCTCCTCCCTGGTGCCCCTCACCTGGGACCCGGCCACCGGTGAGGTGACCACCGGCGGCACGGTCACGCACCACACGGCCGCCCCCGGTCTCAAAGCCCCCCAGCAGGTCGTCCAGGACAGTCCCCGGATGGTCGACATGCTCGCCAAGGCCGGTGTCGACCTGACCGCCGACCTGACCAACCTCGCCTCCGGGGCGACCGCCTCCGCCTCCCACACCGGGTCCGGCAGCGCCGTCTCCGGCGCCGTCGACGGCTATCCCACCAACGAGCCCTTCTGGGGCGCCGGCGGCTCCCCCAACAGCCAGGACTGGTACGAGCTGAACTTCGGCACGGCCCGCACGCTCAACGAGGTGCGCCTGTACTTCAAGGACAGCCGGCCGGCCGGCGGCACCTACCGGGCGCCGTCCGCGTACACCGTCCAGTCCTACAACGGCAGTTCCTGGGTGGACGTGCCCGGCCAGACCAAGAGCCCGGCCGCGCCACGGGCCAACTACAACCTGGTGCGGTTCCCCGCCGTCACCGCCCAGCGCGTCCGGGTCCTGGCCACCAACGCCTCCGGCGCGAAGACGGGCCTGACCGAGCTGAAGGTGTTCAACCGGGGCGGCGTCCAGCCACCAGCCAACCACGCGTCCTCGGCCACGGCCTCCGCGTCCCACACCTCCGCCTGGGAGTCCGTCGCCGCGGTCAACGACGGCATCGACCCGCCCTCGTCCAACGACACGGTGAATCCGCGCTGGGGCACCTGGCCGGAGACGGGCCAGCAGTGGGCCGAGCTGACCTGGCCGGCCGCGAAGACCTTCAACAGGGCCGAGGTGTACTTCTTCGACGACGACCAGGGCATCGACATGCCCGCCTCCTGGAAACTCCAGTACTGGAACGGCGGCGCCTACGTCGACGTGCCGGGGGCGAGCGCCTACCCCCTGGCCAGGAACCAGTACAACGCCGTCACGTTCACCGCCACGACCACCACACGGCTGCGGGTGCTGCTCACCGGCAACGGCACCCAGTCCGTCGGTCTCCTCGAAGCGAAGGTGTACGGCCCGTGA
- a CDS encoding family 43 glycosylhydrolase, which yields MTRSRWLSALLASLTMAVALLMAPPPAAAAVSFTSTGMNQNGGNCLDLPGGSTTNGTQLRALACATGANQNFGFTPVAGAADTYTITARSGQCVDVSGASTADNAAIIQWPCHGGTNQRWRLVPVPVSGTDRTFQVVSVSSGKCVTPSGGSSASNTNLVQLPCSTTNGRVWRLPGFTDGGTSPGTFTNPLSQRGPDPWLTYHDGFYYLATTTWNSTVTMRKASTLAGLATATDQVIFNLTRPNGAGTMWAPEFHLLDGPNGKRWYFYYTAGREPFDLGTQRIHVLESAGLDPMGPYTFKADLLDPSQDNTWELDPGILQLNGQLYLLGTFYNGSQPMFIRPLSNPWTASGTRRVLSTPTYSWETVGGAVNEGAEVLQRNGRTFIVYSASHCSTPDYKLGMLTYNGGDPLNSSSWVKSPNPVFQRSNANGVYGPGHNGFFKSPDGTEDWMVYHANSSASGGCDMNRSTRAQKFTWNADGTPDFGTPVALGVPLTAPSGE from the coding sequence GTGACTCGTTCCCGATGGCTCTCCGCGCTCCTGGCCTCCCTCACCATGGCGGTCGCCCTCCTGATGGCGCCTCCACCCGCTGCCGCGGCCGTGTCGTTCACCTCGACCGGGATGAACCAGAACGGCGGCAACTGCCTCGACCTGCCCGGCGGTTCGACCACCAACGGGACACAGCTGCGCGCCTTGGCCTGCGCCACCGGGGCGAACCAGAACTTCGGCTTCACCCCGGTCGCGGGTGCCGCCGACACGTACACGATCACCGCCCGGTCCGGTCAGTGCGTCGACGTCTCCGGCGCGTCCACGGCGGACAACGCGGCGATCATCCAGTGGCCGTGCCACGGCGGCACGAACCAGCGCTGGCGGCTCGTCCCGGTCCCGGTGTCCGGGACGGACAGGACCTTCCAGGTGGTCTCCGTGAGCTCCGGCAAGTGCGTGACGCCCAGCGGCGGTTCCTCGGCGTCCAACACCAACCTGGTACAGCTGCCGTGCTCCACGACGAACGGCAGGGTGTGGCGGCTGCCCGGCTTCACCGACGGCGGCACGAGCCCGGGCACCTTCACCAACCCGCTCTCCCAGCGCGGGCCCGACCCCTGGCTGACGTACCACGACGGCTTCTACTACCTCGCCACCACGACCTGGAACTCGACGGTCACCATGCGCAAGGCCAGTACCCTCGCGGGCCTCGCGACCGCCACGGACCAGGTGATCTTCAACCTCACCCGGCCGAACGGCGCGGGCACGATGTGGGCCCCGGAGTTCCACCTGCTCGACGGTCCCAACGGCAAGCGGTGGTACTTCTACTACACGGCCGGACGGGAGCCGTTCGACCTGGGCACCCAGCGGATCCATGTGCTGGAGAGCGCCGGGCTCGACCCGATGGGCCCCTACACCTTCAAGGCGGACCTGCTCGACCCGAGCCAGGACAACACCTGGGAGCTGGACCCGGGCATCCTGCAACTCAACGGACAGCTCTATCTGCTGGGCACCTTCTACAACGGCTCGCAGCCCATGTTCATCCGGCCGCTGTCGAACCCCTGGACCGCGAGCGGCACCCGCCGCGTCCTGTCCACCCCGACCTACAGCTGGGAGACGGTGGGCGGTGCGGTCAACGAGGGGGCGGAGGTGCTCCAGCGGAACGGGAGGACCTTCATCGTCTACTCCGCCAGCCACTGCTCCACGCCCGACTACAAGCTGGGGATGCTCACCTACAACGGCGGTGACCCGCTGAACTCCTCCTCCTGGGTCAAGTCGCCGAACCCGGTGTTCCAGCGGTCCAACGCCAACGGCGTGTACGGGCCCGGTCACAACGGCTTCTTCAAGTCGCCCGACGGCACCGAGGACTGGATGGTCTACCACGCCAACAGCTCGGCGAGCGGCGGCTGCGACATGAACCGCTCCACCAGGGCGCAGAAGTTCACCTGGAATGCCGACGGCACTCCGGACTTCGGCACCCCGGTGGCGCTCGGGGTCCCGCTGACCGCGCCCTCAGGCGAGTAG
- a CDS encoding alpha/beta hydrolase has protein sequence MTGGLSRRSVLGGMAGGLALSSVAGTAWSRGADHRERYVPLAVGTGGGPAGSDRVHVLKVGPDTAHTVLVMVPGMFGAANDFRLVARDLVAALPGVQVWSFDRREESLADRAGFAGADPLGYYLDGRYRALDPAASGFAAGWGLARTLEDLRTVVRAAARGGSRRVVLGGHSWGATTAMAYAAWDFDGHPGYRDVSALVLVDGGVHGAFDGTDAPVQNSPEQVKERLAAIDGGAVFDMTLSGVGLGDRAESTQIWYQLAGWYAHRDPDGRSVLQPRMPEALRPAVPVTNAGLLGVLVDAGFGWPNDISVHSGHLADSGDVRGWVDTGITPIGRVATAYAGGPEPAVWEWYWPARLSVDLDVTDPYQDTDLARSLGLRLRHAAGLDVPLYAFETSYAKGTIVSAAREVVANSRIPYGAYETDNGMNHLDPLFAAPSQNTLTRTLVPFLRGVLLA, from the coding sequence ATGACGGGTGGCCTCTCGCGCCGCTCGGTGCTCGGTGGCATGGCCGGCGGGCTGGCCCTGTCGTCCGTGGCCGGGACGGCATGGAGCCGGGGCGCGGACCACCGGGAGCGGTACGTCCCGCTGGCGGTGGGCACCGGGGGCGGTCCGGCCGGTTCGGACCGCGTGCATGTGCTGAAGGTCGGCCCCGACACGGCCCACACCGTCCTGGTCATGGTGCCGGGCATGTTCGGTGCCGCGAACGACTTCCGGCTGGTCGCCCGGGACCTCGTCGCCGCCCTGCCCGGCGTACAGGTGTGGTCGTTCGACCGGCGTGAGGAGAGCCTCGCCGACCGCGCCGGCTTCGCCGGCGCGGACCCGCTCGGGTACTACCTGGACGGCCGCTACCGCGCGCTGGACCCCGCCGCCTCCGGCTTCGCCGCCGGATGGGGGCTCGCCAGGACGCTGGAGGATCTGCGCACGGTCGTCCGGGCCGCCGCCCGGGGCGGGAGTCGCCGGGTGGTGCTCGGCGGCCACTCCTGGGGCGCCACCACGGCGATGGCGTACGCCGCCTGGGACTTCGACGGCCACCCCGGGTACCGGGACGTGTCCGCCCTCGTCCTGGTCGACGGCGGTGTGCACGGCGCCTTCGACGGGACGGATGCGCCGGTGCAGAACTCGCCGGAGCAGGTGAAGGAGCGGCTCGCGGCCATCGACGGCGGCGCCGTCTTCGACATGACGCTGAGCGGAGTCGGGCTGGGCGACCGGGCGGAGAGCACCCAGATCTGGTACCAGCTCGCGGGCTGGTACGCCCACCGCGACCCGGACGGCCGCTCGGTCCTCCAGCCCCGCATGCCCGAGGCCCTGCGCCCGGCGGTCCCGGTCACCAACGCCGGGCTGCTGGGCGTCCTGGTGGACGCCGGGTTCGGCTGGCCCAACGACATCAGCGTCCACTCGGGACACCTCGCCGACAGCGGCGACGTCCGCGGCTGGGTCGACACCGGCATCACCCCCATCGGTCGTGTCGCCACGGCCTACGCGGGCGGCCCCGAGCCGGCCGTGTGGGAGTGGTACTGGCCGGCCCGGCTGTCGGTGGACCTCGACGTCACCGACCCCTACCAGGACACCGACCTGGCCCGCTCGCTGGGCCTGCGGCTACGGCACGCCGCGGGCCTGGACGTTCCCCTGTACGCCTTCGAGACCAGCTACGCCAAGGGGACGATCGTGTCGGCCGCCCGCGAGGTCGTCGCGAACTCGCGTATCCCGTACGGGGCTTATGAGACGGACAACGGGATGAACCACCTCGACCCGCTGTTCGCCGCCCCGTCGCAGAACACGTTGACCCGCACGCTCGTCCCCTTCCTCAGGGGAGTGCTACTCGCCTGA
- a CDS encoding glycosyltransferase, whose amino-acid sequence MRVLLSTYGSRGDVEPMAGLAVALRERGAQVRVCAPSDEEFARRLAGVGVPVVAVGPSARVLTKGSPPPSATNLPQRAAAVIAAQLDAVAAAAEGCDAMVATGMIPAAAGALSVAEKLGIPAVSVTFQQLTVPSPHHRPMAYPGHPLPPEVTDHRVLWDMDARSIDALFGEALNTNRASIGLPPVDGVRDYVLGKRPWVATDPVLDPLLERPELDVVQTGAWSLPDDRPLPDDLTAFLEAGEPPVYVGFGSMPLHSSPDAARVVVEAVRARGRRVLLSRGWAELALVDGADDCFAVGEANHQVLFSRVAAVVHHGGAGTTTTAARAGAPQVVVPQLADQPYWAGRVADLGIGAAHDGPTPTLTSLSAALETALTPQARTRAAAVAGTMRADGTAVAAKLLLDEISGDSPPVPA is encoded by the coding sequence GTGCGTGTGCTGTTGTCGACCTACGGGTCGCGTGGAGACGTCGAACCGATGGCCGGGCTCGCGGTGGCGTTGCGGGAGCGCGGCGCACAGGTGCGGGTGTGCGCGCCGTCGGACGAGGAGTTCGCGCGGCGGCTGGCCGGTGTCGGCGTGCCGGTGGTGGCGGTCGGCCCGTCGGCGCGTGTGCTGACGAAGGGGTCGCCGCCGCCCTCGGCGACGAACCTGCCCCAGCGCGCGGCGGCGGTGATCGCCGCCCAGCTCGACGCGGTCGCCGCGGCGGCCGAGGGGTGCGATGCGATGGTGGCGACCGGCATGATCCCGGCCGCGGCCGGGGCTCTGTCGGTGGCCGAGAAGCTGGGCATCCCCGCCGTGTCCGTGACCTTCCAGCAGCTCACCGTGCCGTCACCGCACCACCGGCCGATGGCGTATCCGGGTCACCCGCTGCCGCCCGAGGTGACCGACCACCGGGTGCTGTGGGACATGGACGCCCGCAGCATCGACGCGCTGTTCGGTGAGGCGCTCAACACGAACCGGGCCTCGATCGGCCTGCCGCCCGTGGACGGGGTGCGTGACTACGTCCTCGGCAAGCGGCCGTGGGTGGCGACGGATCCGGTCCTGGACCCGCTGCTGGAGCGGCCGGAGCTCGACGTCGTCCAGACCGGTGCGTGGTCCCTGCCCGACGACCGACCGCTCCCCGACGACCTGACGGCGTTCCTGGAGGCCGGGGAACCGCCCGTGTACGTGGGCTTCGGCAGCATGCCCCTGCACTCGTCGCCGGACGCCGCCCGGGTGGTCGTCGAGGCGGTCCGCGCCCGGGGCCGCCGTGTCCTGCTCTCCCGGGGCTGGGCCGAGCTGGCACTGGTGGACGGGGCGGACGACTGCTTCGCCGTCGGCGAGGCCAACCACCAGGTACTGTTCTCCCGCGTGGCCGCCGTCGTCCATCACGGCGGGGCGGGCACCACGACGACCGCCGCCCGGGCCGGTGCACCCCAGGTGGTGGTGCCCCAGCTGGCGGACCAGCCCTACTGGGCCGGCCGGGTGGCCGACCTGGGCATCGGCGCCGCCCACGACGGTCCGACCCCCACCCTCACCTCCCTGTCGGCCGCGCTCGAAACGGCCCTGACCCCCCAGGCCCGCACACGAGCCGCCGCCGTCGCCGGCACGATGCGCGCCGACGGGACGGCGGTCGCCGCCAAGCTACTGCTCGACGAGATCAGCGGGGACAGCCCGCCGGTCCCCGCGTGA
- the helR gene encoding RNA polymerase recycling motor ATPase HelR encodes MKHPTTSAFALPDRLSAKADPTLVAGDERHFAAIAECLEETIAELTDRLDTARRAPGGMGQEAMDRDIEIHRLTSRLRTLRRFGLDLCLGHMVGTDDPEPVYVGRLGLTDSEGRRLLVDWRSPAAEPFFGATHANPMGLASRRRYRWNGGRIGDYWDEVFTPDGFAGHHASLDDQSAFIASLGSDRSPRMRDVLGTIQADQDAIIRAGSRGALVVDGGPGTGKTVVALHRSAYLLHSDPRLGHRRGGVLFVGPHRPYLAYVSDVLPSLGEEGVQTCILRDLVAEGAAAKVESDPEVARLKSSADLVKAIEKAVRFYEEPPAKGMTVTTHWSDIPLSPTDWAVAFEAAEPGTPHNEGRGHVWEELLTILVDKHEGDASAEDGEVSPELLRKSLRQNRELQTAFNRAWPLLEAADLVSDLWTVPAYLRMCAPWLSREEVQRLQRADAQAWTVSDLPLLDAARQRLGDPGAARLKRRNEAAVAAERERMNTVVESLSAVADDEYGMGLVTMLRGEDFHDALVDETALAGADPDRLAGPFAHVVVDEAQELTDAEWQMLLLRCPSRSFTIVGDRAQARHGFTESWRERLERVGFDRIDLASLTVNYRTPEEIMAAAEPVIRAALPDANVPTSIRSGGVPVLHGPAADLDSVLDGWLAEHDDGIACVIGDPAFRTRSRVRSLTPELSKGMEFDLVVLVDPEDFGEGIEGAVDRYVAMTRATQRLVVLSSA; translated from the coding sequence GTGAAACACCCGACCACCAGCGCGTTCGCCCTTCCCGACCGGCTCTCCGCCAAGGCCGACCCGACGCTGGTCGCCGGCGACGAGCGGCACTTCGCCGCCATCGCGGAGTGCCTGGAGGAGACGATCGCCGAGCTGACCGACCGCCTCGACACCGCGCGCAGGGCGCCGGGCGGCATGGGCCAGGAGGCGATGGACCGGGACATCGAGATCCACCGCCTGACCTCGCGCCTGCGCACCCTGCGCCGTTTCGGCCTGGACCTGTGCCTCGGCCACATGGTCGGCACGGACGACCCCGAGCCCGTGTACGTCGGGCGTCTCGGCCTGACGGACAGCGAGGGGCGCCGGCTGCTGGTCGACTGGCGCTCGCCCGCGGCCGAGCCGTTCTTCGGCGCCACCCACGCCAACCCGATGGGGCTGGCGAGCCGCCGCAGGTACCGCTGGAACGGCGGCCGGATCGGCGACTACTGGGACGAGGTGTTCACTCCGGACGGCTTCGCCGGGCACCACGCCTCGCTGGACGACCAGTCCGCCTTCATCGCCAGCCTGGGCAGCGACCGCTCCCCCCGGATGCGGGACGTGCTCGGCACCATCCAGGCCGACCAGGACGCCATCATCCGCGCCGGATCCCGCGGCGCGCTCGTGGTGGACGGCGGTCCGGGCACCGGCAAGACCGTCGTCGCCCTGCACCGCTCCGCCTACCTCCTGCATTCCGACCCCCGCCTGGGCCATCGCCGGGGAGGGGTCCTGTTCGTCGGCCCGCACCGGCCCTATCTGGCCTATGTCTCCGACGTCCTGCCCAGCCTCGGCGAGGAGGGCGTGCAGACCTGCATCCTGCGGGACCTGGTCGCCGAAGGCGCCGCGGCGAAGGTCGAGAGCGACCCGGAGGTGGCCCGTCTGAAGTCCTCCGCGGACCTGGTGAAGGCGATCGAGAAGGCCGTCAGGTTCTACGAGGAGCCGCCCGCCAAGGGGATGACGGTCACCACCCACTGGTCCGACATCCCGCTGAGCCCCACGGACTGGGCCGTGGCGTTCGAGGCGGCGGAACCCGGCACACCGCACAACGAGGGGCGCGGCCACGTCTGGGAGGAACTGCTCACCATCCTGGTCGACAAGCACGAAGGGGATGCCTCGGCGGAGGACGGCGAGGTCTCGCCCGAGCTGCTGCGCAAGTCGCTGCGGCAGAACCGGGAACTGCAGACGGCCTTCAACCGCGCCTGGCCGCTGCTCGAAGCGGCCGACCTCGTCTCCGACCTGTGGACGGTCCCCGCCTATCTGCGGATGTGCGCTCCCTGGCTGAGCCGGGAGGAGGTCCAGCGCCTCCAGCGCGCGGACGCGCAGGCCTGGACGGTGTCCGACCTCCCGCTGCTGGACGCGGCACGGCAGCGCCTCGGCGACCCGGGGGCGGCACGGCTCAAGCGCCGCAACGAGGCCGCCGTCGCCGCCGAACGCGAACGTATGAACACGGTCGTGGAGAGCCTGAGCGCGGTCGCGGACGACGAGTACGGCATGGGTCTGGTGACGATGCTGCGCGGCGAGGACTTCCACGACGCCCTGGTCGACGAGACCGCACTGGCGGGCGCCGACCCGGACCGGCTGGCCGGGCCGTTCGCGCATGTCGTCGTGGACGAAGCGCAGGAACTGACCGACGCGGAGTGGCAGATGCTGCTGCTGCGGTGTCCCTCGCGGAGCTTCACCATCGTCGGGGACCGCGCCCAGGCGCGGCACGGCTTCACGGAGTCGTGGCGGGAGCGGCTGGAGCGGGTCGGCTTCGACAGGATCGACCTGGCCTCGCTGACCGTCAACTACCGGACACCGGAGGAGATCATGGCGGCGGCCGAGCCGGTCATCCGGGCCGCGCTCCCGGACGCCAACGTGCCGACCTCGATCCGCAGCGGCGGTGTCCCCGTCCTCCACGGACCCGCCGCGGACCTGGACTCGGTGCTCGACGGCTGGCTCGCCGAGCACGACGACGGGATCGCCTGCGTCATCGGTGACCCCGCCTTCCGGACGAGGTCCCGGGTGCGGTCGCTGACCCCGGAGCTGTCCAAGGGGATGGAGTTCGACCTGGTCGTCCTCGTCGACCCCGAGGACTTCGGGGAGGGCATCGAGGGTGCGGTCGACCGCTATGTCGCGATGACCCGGGCGACCCAGCGGCTGGTGGTCCTCAGCAGCGCCTGA
- a CDS encoding MFS transporter — MATQCSTTAGGRGGTGGENLPAAPCRVSDASPPDRLVPLLALACGSSVATVYFAQPLLVTLGERFALGPGMLGAMVTVTQLGYAAGLLLLVPLGDLVDRRRLVTGQLGLLALALLAAGLAPGAAALLGALAGVGLLAVVAQTMVAAAAALTPPARRGRAVGTVTGGIVTGILLARAAAGALADLAGWRAVYLASAGVTVVLAVLVRRVLPPGTAAAGTPGMSYGWLVASTVTLFVRHPLLRIRGALALLVFAAFSTLWSAVAQPLSGPPWSLSHTAIGAFGLAGAAGAVAARAAGRWNDRGLAQRTTGVGLALLALSWLPIGLTGRSLWALAVGAVLLDFAVQAVHVTNQTLIHAVRPDAGSRIIGGYMVFYSAGSGLGALGASLAYATAGWPAVTVLGTSFSLAALLLWAATRRTRPAGDGPGPL, encoded by the coding sequence ATGGCGACCCAGTGCTCCACCACGGCGGGCGGACGTGGCGGAACCGGCGGCGAGAACCTGCCTGCCGCGCCCTGCCGGGTGTCGGACGCGTCGCCGCCCGACCGGCTCGTGCCGCTGCTGGCCCTCGCCTGCGGCAGCTCCGTCGCCACCGTCTACTTCGCCCAGCCGCTGCTGGTGACGCTCGGGGAACGGTTCGCGCTCGGTCCGGGGATGCTCGGCGCGATGGTCACCGTGACGCAACTCGGCTATGCGGCCGGCCTGTTGCTGCTCGTGCCGCTCGGTGACCTGGTCGACCGGCGACGGCTGGTCACCGGCCAGCTCGGACTGCTGGCGCTCGCGTTGCTGGCCGCCGGGCTGGCGCCGGGCGCGGCCGCGCTGCTCGGTGCTCTCGCCGGGGTCGGACTGCTCGCCGTCGTCGCCCAGACCATGGTCGCGGCGGCCGCCGCCCTGACCCCTCCCGCCCGGCGCGGCCGTGCCGTCGGCACGGTCACCGGCGGCATCGTCACCGGCATCCTGCTGGCTCGGGCCGCCGCCGGCGCCCTCGCCGATCTCGCCGGCTGGCGGGCGGTCTACCTGGCGTCCGCGGGTGTCACCGTCGTCCTGGCGGTGCTGGTGCGTCGTGTGCTGCCCCCGGGCACGGCCGCCGCGGGAACGCCCGGGATGTCGTACGGATGGCTGGTGGCCTCGACCGTCACCCTGTTCGTCCGTCACCCGCTGCTGCGGATCCGGGGGGCGCTCGCCCTGCTGGTGTTCGCGGCGTTCAGCACGCTGTGGAGCGCGGTGGCGCAGCCGTTGAGCGGTCCGCCGTGGTCACTGTCGCACACCGCGATCGGCGCGTTCGGGCTCGCCGGGGCGGCCGGTGCCGTCGCCGCCCGGGCGGCCGGGCGCTGGAACGACCGGGGGCTCGCCCAGCGCACGACCGGCGTCGGCCTCGCCCTGCTGGCGCTCTCCTGGCTTCCGATCGGCCTGACCGGACGGTCGCTCTGGGCGCTGGCCGTCGGCGCCGTCCTGCTGGACTTCGCCGTGCAGGCCGTGCATGTCACCAATCAGACACTGATCCACGCCGTGCGGCCCGACGCGGGCAGCAGGATCATCGGCGGCTACATGGTCTTCTACTCGGCAGGCAGCGGCCTCGGCGCCCTCGGCGCCTCCCTCGCCTACGCCACGGCAGGCTGGCCGGCCGTGACGGTTCTCGGCACGTCGTTCAGCCTCGCCGCCCTGCTGCTGTGGGCCGCGACCCGCCGAACACGGCCCGCGGGTGATGGTCCAGGGCCACTCTGA